DNA from Kitasatospora herbaricolor:
GGGATCAGGGCTGCCCCGGAGCGCGGGTGGGGAGGTGCGCTCCGGGGCTGTGGGCGGTGCCGGTCAGCGGTTGGCCCAGATGGAGTTCAGTTCCTGGGCACTGAAGGCGTCCAGGGATGCGCTGCCGCCGGTGGCGTAGGCAGAGACGCCGTTGTTGGAGGGGTTGGGAAAGATCTGGTCGGTCAGAACTACCTGGCCGTCCGCGGCGTACACCTCGACGGAGGAGGTATCCACGACGACGCGCAGCTGCAGCTTGCCGTCCGCGTCGAGGCTGAGCGGTGCGCGGTGCACGGCGGCGAAGTTCCCGCCGAAGGAGGAGTCTCCCGAGCGTGTCCGGTCGACGTACAGCTCCTGGGTGGTGGTGTCGTAGCCGATGCGGGTCTCCTGGCCGCCTCCGGTGTGGACCTTGAGGCCGAAGTCGTTCGCGGTGCCGGCCCGCAGGGTGGCCGTGATGTCGAGCAGGCTGCCCTGCGTGTTCAGGGGCACGGCGGCACCGGCCGCGACGGCCGTCGTCGGCGCGGTGCTGACCGTCCCCGTCCGCAACTGCTCCAGTTCCTTGATCGGCACCTGCACCAGCTGCAGGGCGCCGTTCACCGTCTTCAGCGAGAGCTCCCGGGGCAGGGAGTCTGCGCTGCGCCAGGGGGAGGTGGGGATGTTCCCGCCGTACTGCCAGTTGTTCATCCAGCCGATGACGACGCGGCGGCCGGCGGGCTCGTCGTTGAAGGAGGTGGCGGCGTAGAAGTCGGCTCCGTAGTCCATCCAGTGGACGTTCGAAGCCTGGTTCTGGACGGGCTCGTCGGTGAGGGTGAACTGGTCGGCGTTGATGTGGCCCCAGCCGCCGGAGTTGTTGTCGACGATCTGGATACGGGCCTGCTTGCCGGCCACGCTGCGCAGGTCCCACTGGACGGGGTCGAGTGCCTCGTTGTCCTTACCGGTGACGGTCCTGACCACCGCGCCGTCGACCACCAGGTTGACGGCGGTGGGGCTGGCCTGGGAGTTCGGGTGGTTGCCGCCGCCGACCAGGAAGTTCAGGTACGGCTTGTCCACCGTGAAGGCAGGGGAGGTGAGAGTACCGGTGATCGAGTCGCCCTGGAGGAAGGAGTTGACGAGCCCCTTGCCGAGATAGCCGGTCACCTGGTTCTGGTTGGCCAGGGTGCCCTGGGCGGGGCCGGTGCCGAAGGCGGCGCCGGTGGTCGCCCAGGCCCCGTAGGTGCTCCCCTCGAAGTCGGCGAGGACATTCGGGCCCTGGTCGGTGAGGGTGAACTGGTCGGCGTTGATGTGGCCCCAGCCGCCGGTGTTGTTGTCGACGATCTGGATACGGGCCTGCTTGCCGGCCACGCTGCGCAGGTCCCACTGGACGGGGTCGAGTGCCTCGTTGTCCTTGCCGGTGACGGTCCTGACCACCGCGCCGTCGACCACCAGGTTGACAGTGGTGGGGTTGGGCTGGGAGTTGGGGTGGTTGCCGCCGCCGACCAGGAAGTTCAGGTACGGCTTGTCCACCGTGAAGGCAGGGGAGGTGAGAGTACCGGTGATCGAGTCGCCCTGGAGGAAGGAGTTGACGAGCCCCTTGCCGAGGTATCCGCTGACGCTCTGCTGGCCCGGGAGGGTGCCCTGAGCGGGGCCGGTGCCGAAGGCGGCGCCGGTGGTCGCCCAGGACCCGTAGGTGCTCCCCTCGAAGTCGGCAAGGACCGTTCCCGCGGGCGGCGTGGAGGTGGCGGGCCCGTCCGGGGTGAAGGTCGTGCCGTCGAAGTCGCCGACGAAGTACTGCGCGGCGGAGGTGTTCTGGGGGCCTCCGGGATTGATGTTGACGACCAGGACCCATTTGGTGTGCGACGGGTCGCCGTCCACCGGGAGCTGGAAGAGGTCCGGGCACTCCCACAGGCCGCCGGTGGCGCCGGCCGGTCCGAAGTCGCTGAGCTTGGTCCAGGTCTTCAGGTTCGGGGAGGAGTAGAAGCTCACCTTGTGGTCGGCGGACAGGGCGACCGTCATGAGCCAGCTGTTGGTCTGGGCGTTCCAGAAGACCTTGGGGTCGCGGAAGTTCTGGGAGCCGATGTTGAGGACGGGGTTCCCGGCGTACTTGGTCCAGGTGGTGCCGCCGTCGGTGGAGTAGGCCAGCGACTGAGCCTGCACTCCGTCGGACTTGTGGTAGCTGGTGTAGATCGCGACCAGCGGGGGATTCGTGCTGGTACCGAAGCCGGTGGTGTTGTTCTTGTCGAGGACGACTCCGCCGGAGAAGACCATCTCGTTGGCGTCCTGCGGGAGGGCGATCGGCTGCTCGGTCCAGTGGACCAGGTCGGGGCTGGTCGCGTGTCCCCAGGACATGTTGCCCCAGGTGTTCCCCGAGGGGTTGTACTGGAAGAAGAGGTGGTACGTGCCCTTGTACCAGATCGGGCCGTTGGGGTCGTTCATCCAGTTCTGGGCGGGCGAGAAGTGCAGTTGGGGCCGGTAGGTCTCGGTGTACGAAGTCTGCGCGTCGGCTGAGGGGGCGAGGAGCGCCAGGCCGAGGACGGCGCTGGCGGAGAGGGCCAGCAGGCGCTTGGAGCGGTGGTGCGTGACGGTTCGGTCGCGCATGGGGGTCTCCTCGGGTTCGGGCCTCCCGGACGGGCGGGGTACCCGTGCGGGTGGGTCCTCGGGAGCGGCGTGCCGGAGGGCATGCGGTGCGGCAGGCCGCGGGGTGGGGATGGCGCGGAGTTCTCTCGGCGGAGGCCCGGGACGGATGGGGCCGGGTCCCGGGCTCCGGGTCCGGACGGGACGCACCCCGCGCCCCGTACGGCTACGGGGCCGGGTGGACCGTGCGGGGGCGGGCACCCTCAAGCCGGCCCCCGCACGGGGCTCTTGGTTGCTCCGGTAGGAGCCGAGGTGCCAGAGCTTGAGGCTGGCGAGGCGGGCGGAGCCGCCCGAGGCGAACAGCTGGACGCTCTGGGTGCTGGGGGCGGTGAGTCGGTGATCACGGCCTGGCCCTGGCCGCCGAACGCCTCCACCGAGGACCACTCGATGAAGGACCCTGATGTGGATCTTGCCGGGATGGGCGGGGTGCACGCGCGGGTGGGTCCTCGGGAGCGGGGTGGTGCTTTGCGGCAGGCCGCCGGGTGGGGGACGGCGCGGAATTCTCTGGGCGGAGGCCCGGGACGACCACGGCCGGGACCCGGGCTCCGGGACCGGACGGGACACACCCTGCGCACCCGTGCGACGACGGGGCCGGGTGGACCGTGCGGGGGCGGGCACCCTCGGGCCCGCCCCCGCACGGGGCTCTCAGTGGTTCCGGTAGGAACCGAGGTGCCAGAGCTTGAGGCTGTCGAGGCGGGCGGTACCGCCTTCGGCGAACACCTGGACGCCCTGGCTTCCGGAATCGGGGAAGATCTGGTCGGTGATCACGGCTTGCCCCTGACCGCCGAACACCTCTACGGAGGACGCGTCGACAACCACACGGACGTGCACCTTGCCGTTCTGGGGCTTGAGGGGTGCGGTCTGGACGCCGGGGAAGTTGGGATCGAAGTCGACGGCCCCGGACTTCGTGCGGTCGACGTACAGCTGCTGGTTGGTGGCGTCGTAGCCGATGACGGTCTCCTGGCCGGCACCGGTACGCACCTTGAGCCCGAACTTGCTGGCGTCGGCGAGCGAGAAGGTGGCGTCGATGTCCAGGGCCTGTCCGGCGCCACGTCGGGCCAGGTCGACGGTGCGGTTGCGGACGGCGACGTCGTGCAGGGCGACGGCCGGCCCTTCGCGCAGCGAGTTCAGGGACTGGACCGGCTGCTGCGTCAGTTGAAGCCGGCCGTCGACGGTGCGCAGCTGCAGTGTCCGGGGAAGGCTCTGCGCGCTGCGCCAAGGGGTGGTGGGGGTGTTGCCGGCGTACTGCCAGTCGCTCATCCAGCCGATCATGGTGCGCTCGCCGCGGGGCGCGTCGTTGTAGGTGACGGCGGCGTAGAAGTCCTTGCCGAAGTCGACCCAGTGGGCGCGCTGGAGAGTGGAGAGCGCGGGCTGGTCGGCGGCGGTGAACTGGTCGGCCATGATGTGGCCCCAGCCTGCGGTGTTCAGGTCGGTGACCTGGATGCGGGCCTGCTTGCCCTTGTAGGCGCGCAGGTCGAAGGAGGCCCAGTCCAGGGTTTCGCTGTCGGCGCCGGTGACGCTCTGCACGGTGTTGCCGTCGATGACCAGGTTCACCGTGGTCTCGTTCGACTGGGGCTTGGCCTGGGTGTCGGAGAGGACGATCTGGTCGACGTTGAGGTGGCCCCAGCCTCCGGTGTTCGCGTCGACGATCTTGATCTGTGCGGTCTTTCCCTGCAGGTCGGACAGGTCCCAGGAGGCCCAGTCGAGGTGCTCGTTGTTGCTGCCGGTGGCGCTGCGGACGGTCTTCCCGTCGACGATGAGTTCGATGGCGGTGGGGGCGTCGGAGTTGGCGGGGTGGGTGCCGCCGCCGAGCAGGAAGTCGAGGTACTTCTTGTCGATGGTGAACGTCGGCGAGGTGAGTTCGCCGGTGGTGGCGTCGCCCTGGAGGAAGCTGTTGGCCAGTCCGTGGCCGGTGTAGCCGGAGACCTCCATCTGGCCCGGGAGGGTGCCCTGCGCAGGTCCGGTGCCGAAGGCGGTGCCGGTGGCGCTCCAGGTTCCGTAGGTGTCGCCCTCGAAGTCGGCGAGGACGGTGCCGGTGGGGGTCGGCTGCGGGTCGGTGACGGCGTTCGGGTTGTGGGGGTGGTTGCCGCCGCCGACCTTGAAGTTGATGTAGTTGCTGGTCACGGTGAAGGCGGGGGACGTGGTGGTGCCCGTCGAGCTGTCCCCACCGTTGAAGCTGTTGGCGTAGCCGGTGCCCTCGATGCCGGTGATGGCCGACTGGCCCGGCAGGGAGCCGGTGGCCGGGGCGGTGCCGAAGGCCGTTCCGCTGGTGGTCCAGGTTCCGTAGTCGGGCTGTTCGAAGTCCTGCAGGACGGTGCCGGCGGGCGGGGTGTAGGAGCCGTTGTCGTCGGGGGTGAAGGTGGTGCCGTCGAAGTCGCCGACGAAGTACTGCGCGCCGGACCCGCCGGCGATGGCGCCGGGGTTGATGTTGACGACCATGACCCACTTGATGCGCTTGGGGTTCCCGTCGATGGCCATCGGGAAGAAGTCCGGGCACTCCCAGGCGCCGCCGGTGGCGCCGGCCGGGCCGAACTCGCTGAGGTGGTTCCAGGACTTGAGGTCCTTGGAGGAGTAGAACTCGACCTTGTGCTCGTCGGCCAGCGACACGGTCATGAGCCAGCTCTGCGTGGGTGCGTACCACTGGACCTTGGGGTCGCGGAAGGCGTGGGAGCCGATGTCGAGCACCGGGTTGCCGGTGTACTTGGTCCAGGTGCGGCCGCGGTCGGTGCTGTAGGCCAGCGACTGGGCCTGCTTCCCGTCCAGGTAGGCACTGGTGTAGACGGCGACCATGGCGGGGTCCTTGCGGGTGCCGAAGCCGGTGGTGTTGTCGACGTCGATCACGGCGCTGCCGGAGAAGACCATCTCGTTGTCGTCGTGCGGGATGGCCAGCGGCAGTTCCTTCCAGTGCACCAGGTCCGTGCTGACGGCGTGGCCCCAGGACATGTTGCCCCAGGAGTTGCCGTCGGGGTTGTACTGGTAGAAGAGGTGGTACTCGCCCTTGTAGTACACGAGCCCGTTGGGGTCGTTCATCCAGTTCTGCGCCGGGGTGTAGTGCACCTGGGGGCGGTACTGCTCCTGGAACGGCGCGGTGTCCGCCACTGCGGGGGATCCCGCGGTCAGACCGAGGCAGACGGCGGTGGCCAGGATGGCCAGCGAGGAACGGCGGGTACGTCGGGACACAGGCATGGAGAGCTCCTTCACAGAGCTTTGGGTGGGGGTGAGCGCGATCGCGGCTCTTCGGGGCATGGCTGCGCCGAGGCACGGCGACGGTACGGCGGTCGCGGTGACATGGCGGGCCGTGGGTGGGGCGGCGGTGCGGTACTGCTAGGCGGAGGGCGGCAGTTCGCCGGATCCGCGGGGGATGAGACGGGTGGGGACGGTGACGGTGCGGGCCCGGGTGCGGTCACCGTCGAGGCGGGCGAGGGCGATCTCGGCTGCGGCTGTGCCGATGGCGGCGGGGTCCTGGGCGACCGTGGTGATGGCGGGTTCCAGCACCTCCGCGAACGGCAGGTCGTCGAAGGAGACGAGGGCGATGTCGCGCCGGCCGGCACGGACCATGCCGCGCACGGTGCCCATGGCGGCGAAGTTGTTGGCCGCGAGGATCGCGGTCGGCGGGTGGGGACTGTGCAGCACTCGCAGGACGGCCTCGGCGGCCTCGGCCTCGGTGTGGCCGTCCAGTACGAGCGAGCGGTCGTAGGGCAGGTGGGCGGCTTCGAGTGCTTCGCGGTATCCGGCGAGGCGCTCGCGGCGGGTGTAGAGGGTCGCCGGCCGGTCGCCGATGAAGGCGATGCGCCGGTGACCGCCGGTGATGAGGTGGGCGGTGCCTTCGCGGGTGCCGTCCCGGTTGGAGCTGACCACACTGTCGGCGGTGAGGCCGGTTCCGGGGCGGTCGAGGAAGACCACCGGCATCCCGGCGGTCCGGGCTGCCCGCAGGTGGCCGTGGTCGGCCGCTGCTGCGGGCACCACCATCAGTGCGCTGACCCGGCGGCCGAGGAAGGTGGTGATCAGCGCCCGTTCCCGGTCGGGGTCGTCGGCGCTGGAGCCCATCAGCAGGGTCAGCCCGCGCTCGCGCACCGCGCTTTCGATCCCGCCGGCGACGGTCCCGAAGAATGGGTTGCCCATGTCGGGGATGATCAGGCCGACGGTGCTGTCCGGACCGCCGACGCGCATGTTGCGGGCCATGAGGTTGGGCTGGAAGCCCAGCTTCTCGACCGCCGCCATGACCTTTGCCCGGGTTGCCTCCGAGGTGGGCCCGTCGCCGTTCAGGACCCG
Protein-coding regions in this window:
- a CDS encoding LacI family DNA-binding transcriptional regulator gives rise to the protein MASPRRTTLHDVAQEVGVSAKTVSRVLNGDGPTSEATRAKVMAAVEKLGFQPNLMARNMRVGGPDSTVGLIIPDMGNPFFGTVAGGIESAVRERGLTLLMGSSADDPDRERALITTFLGRRVSALMVVPAAAADHGHLRAARTAGMPVVFLDRPGTGLTADSVVSSNRDGTREGTAHLITGGHRRIAFIGDRPATLYTRRERLAGYREALEAAHLPYDRSLVLDGHTEAEAAEAVLRVLHSPHPPTAILAANNFAAMGTVRGMVRAGRRDIALVSFDDLPFAEVLEPAITTVAQDPAAIGTAAAEIALARLDGDRTRARTVTVPTRLIPRGSGELPPSA
- a CDS encoding glycoside hydrolase family 32 protein, translated to MPVSRRTRRSSLAILATAVCLGLTAGSPAVADTAPFQEQYRPQVHYTPAQNWMNDPNGLVYYKGEYHLFYQYNPDGNSWGNMSWGHAVSTDLVHWKELPLAIPHDDNEMVFSGSAVIDVDNTTGFGTRKDPAMVAVYTSAYLDGKQAQSLAYSTDRGRTWTKYTGNPVLDIGSHAFRDPKVQWYAPTQSWLMTVSLADEHKVEFYSSKDLKSWNHLSEFGPAGATGGAWECPDFFPMAIDGNPKRIKWVMVVNINPGAIAGGSGAQYFVGDFDGTTFTPDDNGSYTPPAGTVLQDFEQPDYGTWTTSGTAFGTAPATGSLPGQSAITGIEGTGYANSFNGGDSSTGTTTSPAFTVTSNYINFKVGGGNHPHNPNAVTDPQPTPTGTVLADFEGDTYGTWSATGTAFGTGPAQGTLPGQMEVSGYTGHGLANSFLQGDATTGELTSPTFTIDKKYLDFLLGGGTHPANSDAPTAIELIVDGKTVRSATGSNNEHLDWASWDLSDLQGKTAQIKIVDANTGGWGHLNVDQIVLSDTQAKPQSNETTVNLVIDGNTVQSVTGADSETLDWASFDLRAYKGKQARIQVTDLNTAGWGHIMADQFTAADQPALSTLQRAHWVDFGKDFYAAVTYNDAPRGERTMIGWMSDWQYAGNTPTTPWRSAQSLPRTLQLRTVDGRLQLTQQPVQSLNSLREGPAVALHDVAVRNRTVDLARRGAGQALDIDATFSLADASKFGLKVRTGAGQETVIGYDATNQQLYVDRTKSGAVDFDPNFPGVQTAPLKPQNGKVHVRVVVDASSVEVFGGQGQAVITDQIFPDSGSQGVQVFAEGGTARLDSLKLWHLGSYRNH
- a CDS encoding GH32 C-terminal domain-containing protein, with amino-acid sequence MRDRTVTHHRSKRLLALSASAVLGLALLAPSADAQTSYTETYRPQLHFSPAQNWMNDPNGPIWYKGTYHLFFQYNPSGNTWGNMSWGHATSPDLVHWTEQPIALPQDANEMVFSGGVVLDKNNTTGFGTSTNPPLVAIYTSYHKSDGVQAQSLAYSTDGGTTWTKYAGNPVLNIGSQNFRDPKVFWNAQTNSWLMTVALSADHKVSFYSSPNLKTWTKLSDFGPAGATGGLWECPDLFQLPVDGDPSHTKWVLVVNINPGGPQNTSAAQYFVGDFDGTTFTPDGPATSTPPAGTVLADFEGSTYGSWATTGAAFGTGPAQGTLPGQQSVSGYLGKGLVNSFLQGDSITGTLTSPAFTVDKPYLNFLVGGGNHPNSQPNPTTVNLVVDGAVVRTVTGKDNEALDPVQWDLRSVAGKQARIQIVDNNTGGWGHINADQFTLTDQGPNVLADFEGSTYGAWATTGAAFGTGPAQGTLANQNQVTGYLGKGLVNSFLQGDSITGTLTSPAFTVDKPYLNFLVGGGNHPNSQASPTAVNLVVDGAVVRTVTGKDNEALDPVQWDLRSVAGKQARIQIVDNNSGGWGHINADQFTLTDEPVQNQASNVHWMDYGADFYAATSFNDEPAGRRVVIGWMNNWQYGGNIPTSPWRSADSLPRELSLKTVNGALQLVQVPIKELEQLRTGTVSTAPTTAVAAGAAVPLNTQGSLLDITATLRAGTANDFGLKVHTGGGQETRIGYDTTTQELYVDRTRSGDSSFGGNFAAVHRAPLSLDADGKLQLRVVVDTSSVEVYAADGQVVLTDQIFPNPSNNGVSAYATGGSASLDAFSAQELNSIWANR